A window of the Kosakonia radicincitans DSM 16656 genome harbors these coding sequences:
- a CDS encoding oxidoreductase: MSAEKIVFITGVSSGFGRALAQEALAAGYRVIGTVRNTEAKHAFEALSSGRAYGRILDITDFSAIDSVIAEAQTSVGPIDVLVNNAGYGHEGVMEESSLDALRHQFEVNVFGAVAMMKAVLPGMRQRRRGHIINITSMGGFITMPGITYYCGSKFALEGISDALGKEVQPFGIFVTAVAPGSFRTEWAGRSMIRSPRSIADYDAIFDPIRKAREEKSGKQLGDTAKAARAMLAIMQSATPPAHLLLGSDALTLVREKLATLTTEINAWESVTRSTDG; this comes from the coding sequence CGCTGGCGCAGGAAGCGCTGGCCGCAGGCTATCGCGTGATCGGTACGGTGCGCAATACAGAGGCAAAACACGCGTTTGAGGCGCTGTCATCCGGCCGCGCTTACGGGCGCATCCTGGATATCACGGATTTCTCCGCGATCGACAGTGTCATTGCCGAAGCGCAAACCAGCGTGGGGCCAATTGATGTGCTGGTGAATAACGCGGGTTACGGTCATGAAGGAGTGATGGAGGAGTCATCGCTGGACGCCCTGCGCCACCAGTTTGAGGTTAACGTGTTCGGCGCCGTCGCCATGATGAAAGCGGTACTTCCAGGCATGCGCCAACGGCGTCGCGGGCACATCATCAACATCACCTCAATGGGGGGATTTATTACTATGCCGGGCATTACTTACTACTGCGGCAGCAAATTTGCGCTGGAGGGGATTTCCGACGCGCTGGGCAAAGAGGTGCAGCCGTTTGGCATTTTCGTTACCGCCGTCGCGCCCGGTTCGTTTCGTACTGAATGGGCGGGCCGTTCGATGATCCGTTCGCCCCGCTCGATTGCCGATTACGATGCGATTTTCGATCCTATTCGCAAAGCGCGCGAGGAGAAAAGCGGCAAGCAACTGGGCGATACAGCAAAAGCCGCCCGTGCGATGCTGGCCATTATGCAAAGCGCTACGCCGCCTGCCCACCTGCTGTTAGGTAGCGATGCGCTCACGCTGGTGCGGGAGAAACTGGCGACGCTGACAACAGAAATCAATGCCTGGGAGAGCGTGACACGTTCCACCGACGGGTAA